From the Oryctolagus cuniculus chromosome 17, mOryCun1.1, whole genome shotgun sequence genome, the window TGCACCACCTGGACAACAACGAGTTCTGCCCTGGAGACTTCGTGGTGGACAAGCGAGGTAGTGCAGCCCGCAGGCTGGGGGCTTGGGAAGGGTCCACCAGCGGTCTCAGCGTCCAAGCTCATGAGATTTGGAGAGCCTGCCCTCCTAAGGTGGCAGGCGGGCACCCCCGGGGTTCCTGTCCGGTCATGTCACCTCCTCTGGCTCCCTAGTCCAGAGCTGTCCAGACCCTGCGGTTTACGGCGTGGTGCAGTCTGGGGACCACATTGGCCGCACCTGCATGGTGAAGTGGTTCAAGCTGCGGCCAAGTGGGGATGACGTGGAGGTGAGTGCACGCGGCCCCTTCTTTCTCCCGGGGGGCTCTGGGGGTTGAGAGGAAGGCCCCTGACAGTAGTCCTGTGCCACAGCTGATCGGGGAAGAGGAAGACGTGAGCGTTTACGACATTGCCGACCACCCCGACTTCCGCTTCCGCACCACTGACATCGTCATCCGCATTGGCAATGCCGAGGATGGGGCTCCTCACAAGGAGGACGAGGTACAGCCACTGCTTCCctgcccaggcagcagctgcagtCCCTGATGGTGCCACCAGGTGGCTCCAGGAGATAAGACCTGGCAGTTCCCTGGGCGCAGTGTCACTGCTCAGCCCTGACACCCGTCCAGATCGACCTCCCGGCCTGTGGGTACATTCCCTGGAGGGGCCCTGCGGGTGCATTTCTTGGTGGGCCCGGGTCCCTCATTGCAGGTCCCGTGAGCGAGGCATTGAGTACTGTAGCTCACGGAAGAGGCGTGGGCCTTGAGAAAGAGATGGGGACCCTGGGTGAAGAAGCGCGGGGAGACAGAAAGCACAAGTcgaggggtgtgagtggggttCAGGAGAGCTAGGGGTCAAGCCCAGTGGCAGATGCTCTAGAGGTGTCCAAGcaggggccacctcctgctgtgcCTCCTCTCCCGGGGAGCTGCCCTGACCCTGTCCCGTTTGCCCAGCAGCCGTCAGTGGGCCAAGTGGCCCGTGTGGACGTCAGCAGCAAGGTGGAGGTGGTGTGGGCCGACAACTCAAAGACCATCATCCTGCCCCAGGTAAGATGCGGCCGCCGGGGCTGGGAGCTGTCTCCTGTGCCCAGGAACCTGAAGACGGGCTCTCAGATCTTCCCAGCAAGGTCCCAGGGAGGAAGGGCCGGCACTACCCCCAGGGCCAGGGAGAGGGCATGGGGCCCACAGCCAGCCCCCAGACTCACCTCCCCACAGGCCGGGTGCATGTGGACCTCCCCCTGCTCCAGGGTAGAGGAGGATGTTGgtgccagcgccagcccctgttctggCCGCGGAGCACAGAGCCGGTCCGGTCCCTGCTCTCACCCTTGTTTGTGGAgccacccagccccgccctgtCCTCCTGGTGCCTGCATGGGCCAGGTTGGGGCAGGGCAAGGCTGGTCCCCTCGTCTTGACAGCccctccagggagggaggagggcctgaCCCAGGCCAGCTCCCCCACGCCTCTCCCATCCCACACCCCGTCCTCCGCATCGTCGTCAGCTGACCCAAGGTTGCGGCTCCATTGCTGAGGTTTCCCCTTGGGCCACTCAGCCATGGGGCAGATGGGCGGGAACAGACTCTTGGCTGAGGCTCTGGGTCCTCCTGGGGGTGGACGCCTCCCAGAATCCTAGGACCCCCTAGCACAGAGAGGCCAGAGCAGAAGAGGGGGCGCTAGAGTGGGGTCTGCAGGCCCCGTGAGCCCTGTGTCACCACCTGTGAGGTCGAGGTGGCCAGGCAGCTTCCCGTCCGAATTCCCGCTGCGTTCCCGTGTCCCCAGCACCTGTACAACATTGAGTCTGAGATCGAAGAGTCAGACTACGACTCCGTGGAGGGCAGCACCAGTGGCGCGTCCTCGGACGAGTGGGAAGATGACAGCGACAGCTGGGAGACAGACAACGGGCTGGTGGAGGATGAGCACCCCAAGATAGAGGAGCCCCCCATCCCGCCCCCCGAGCAGCCAGCGGCCCCCgaggaggagaagggggtggTGATCAGCGAAGAGGCTGCCACGGCCGCCATCCAGGGGGCCGTGGCCATGGCCACCCCCATGGCAGGGCTGATGGAGAAGGCTGGCAAGGAGGGGCCCCCCCGGAGCTTCCGGGAGCTGAAGGAGGCCATCAAGATCCTGGAGAGCCTGAAGAACATGACCGTGGAGCAGCTGCTGACCGGCTCGCCCACCTCGCCCACCGTGGAGCCCGAGAAGCCCACCCGGGAGAAGAAGTTTCTGGACGACATCAAGAAACTGCAGGAGAACCTCAAGAAGACGCTGGACAACGTGGCCATCGCAGAGGAGGAGAAGATGGAGGCGGCGGCCGACGCCGAGCGCAGGGAGGACAAGCCCGAGTGGCCCAGCGAGACCCCGGTGCTGTGCCAGCAGTGCGGCGGCAAGCCCGGGGTCACCTTCACCAGCGCCAAGGGCGAGGTCTTTTCCGTGCTGGAGTTCGCGCCCTGTGAGTCAGCCCTCACCTGCCTCTGTGTGCGGAGCCCCCGCTGCTGCCCCGGGGGTGGCCACGCCCggagggaggcctgggttgaTCCAGCTGTCCCGGCGGGCAGCACTCCAGGAGGCCGCCCCCTCCAGGCCGGCTGCAGACTGCACTCCTGACTGTTCTCTTTCCCCTCCAGCAAATCATTCTTTTAAGAAAATTGAGTTCCAGCCCCCAGAAGCCAAGAAGTTCTTCAGCACGGTGCGGAAGGAGATGGCGCTGCTGGCTACCTCACTGCCCGACGGCATCATGGTCAAGACCTTCGAGGACCGAATGGCAAGTGGGCCGTGGGGCGGCGcgggcaggtgcacagtgccGAGAGGGGCTTCCTGGGGCTCCAGGTGCGCTGGTGAGGGCTGGGAGGAGTGCCGCGGACGCACCCAGGCTAGGTAATGCCtcgcttcctccctctctctaacaatCAGTTTGAAATTACCTGTGTAATTATTACCAGATTCTGCTCTTTGAAAAATTACAACCTCACACGAAGAGGTAAGGCCGCCCGTGCCCGGCCCTGAGCTCGCCGCGGCCGGGGCCCTTGGCAGTGTGTGCGTCTCCGGGGACACCTGGCCTTTCGGGCTGTCGGTTCTCACGGGCACCACTGACACTGGTTCTTTGTACGACTTGTTTACGCCGATCGTGTGTTACTGCCACAGCATCAGTGATTTGCTTTCTCGCTCCGGGGTAATTCTTGAGCCCTGCCCATGGATTCCTGTGGTGTGGCTCATTCCTGCTTAGCCTCAGCCAGCGCCGCGTAGCAGGCTGCCACGTGGTGCCCTCTCTGGCCAGGCCCGCGCTTTGTCTCCTGGACAAAGCCTCAGTGGGAGGCGTGGGCAGGCCGTGCGGTCGGCGGCTTCCCTAGTCAGCAGCCgctcctggcctctgctgggGATCAGCAGAGCTGGGGATCCTGAGAGCTACCCGGAGCAGGGCCGTTCCCGGCGTCGGGatcagcagagctgggggcaggggcagggaactAACTTGGCACcacttttgttgcttcttgagtttgtttttttttttttttttttttataaagatttatttgcttgaaaggcagagttacagagaggcagaggcagagagagagaggtcttccatccagtggttcactcctcagatggccacaatggccagcgctgtggcaatccggagccaggagcttcttccgggtctcccatgggagaaggggcccaaggccttggccatcttctactgctttcccaggcgatagcagagagccaggtcagaagtggagcagccgggatttgaaccagcacccaaatgagatgccggcactgcaggcggtggctttacccactatgccacagcgctggtcctccTTCTTgagtttcaataaaactttttctGAAGGTTCTAACTTGTCTCAGCTCTGCTGGGCCAAAAAAAGGAACTGTCTCTGTACAGGGTGGCCCCTTGACCCAGTTGGCACGTGCCCACCGCCTCCCAGCCCACGACTCGCCCAGCCCTCGGTGCCACTTGGATGCCTGTGCCTCAGCTGGGCAGTCCGTGACCTGAGTCTCTGGTGGTCTCTGGCGGTCCCCTCAGGTCACCCTTTGGGTCGTGagacacccccagcccccagaagcAAGTGCGGTTACTTGCATTTTGTTCCTCCATTGTTGGCCTTGTCTGGGCCCAGCGTGTCCTGGAGAAGGGCACGGCCAGGCCCCACGTCTCcaacccagcccctccccccccaggaCCTCTTCTCCGCCCTCATCAAGGGCCCCACGCGAACCCCCTATGAGGACGGCCTCTACCTGTTTGACATCCAGCTCCCCAACATCTACCCGGCCGTGCCCCCCCACTTCTGCTACCTCTCCCAGTGCAGTGGGCGCTTGAACCCCAACCTGTATGACAACGGGAAGGTGTGCGTCAGCCTCCTGGGCACCTGGATCGGCAAGGTGagtgtggtgccagcacccagccCGGCCGGGGCCGCGGGGGCATCCGAGACGGCGTCCATGGTGCTGTGTTTGTGTTGCAGGGGACAGAGAGGTGGACGAGCAAGTCCAGCCTTCTCCAGGTGCTCATCTCCATCCAAGGTGCGGCTGGCAGGCGGAGGGCTGACGGCTCCGGCCGTGCCCGCGGGGGGCGAGGGCCGGCCTGCCGGGCCTGGCCCGCCCCTGAGGGAAGGCGTTCTTGCCCGCAGGGCTGATCCTGGTGAACGAGCCCTACTACAACGAAGCCGGCTTCGACAGCGACCGGGGCCTGCAGGAAGGCTACGAGAACAGCCGCTGCTACAACGAGATGGCGCTGATCCGGGTGGTGCAGTCCATGACCCAGCTGGTGCGGCGGCCGCCCGAGGTCTTCGAGCAGGAGATCAGGCAGCACTTCAGCACCGGCGGCTGGCGGCTGCTGAACCGCATCGAGTCCTGGCTGGAGACCCACGCGCTGCTGGAGAGGGCCCAGGGGCTGCCCAATGGGGTGCCCAAGGACCGAAGCTCCCCGGAGCCACCGGCCGTGGCTGAGCCCTCGGACTCGGGCCGAGAAGAACCTGAGGATGGAGGGCTGGCCCCTGGAGAGGCCTCCCAGGGCTCAGACTCGGAAGGTggcgcccagggcctggccccagctcgCAGGGACCACACAGACCAGGCTCCCGAGGCCGCGCCAGACGCATCCGTGCCACCCAGCGTAAAACCAAAGAAGCGGAGAAAGAGCTACCGGAGCTTCCTGCCCGAGAAGAGCGGCTACCCTGACATCGGCTTCCCCCTCTTCCCGCTGTCCAAGGGTTTCATCAAGAGCGTCCGAGGGGTCCTGACGCAGTTCCGGGCGGCCCTGCTGGAGGCGGGCCTGCCCGAGAGCACTGGGGACAAGTAGCCTCCAGCCTGGGGGAGGCCAGCTGCTGCCGCTCGCCCACTCCCTCCCCGTCCCCCCCGTCCCCCGTCCCCCGTGcaggccccccgcccctccccgaggTGAGTGTGAGCTGAAGTGCCAGAAGCGTCGCGAGGTGCTGCCGCCTGTCCAGGCCCCCCGCGGGTCCCCTGCCCGCTGCCCCGCAGGCGGGACGTCCCGGCACTGGCCCTGTGCCGCCCCTCCCAGCTCAGAGCGGGTGCTCCCGGGGCCCGAGGGCGGATGTGCCTTGCATGAAGTGTGGGTTGCTCCAACTGTCCCCCCGTCCCCGTCAACCTCTCCAGTCCAccggagcccccccaccccagaccttCCTGCCGCTCCCACCaccagctctccctctccccgggCATCAGCACTGTCCCAGGGGAGCTGTAGCCACTGTCAGCAacccctggctgtggcctggttaGCACATTGTAGCCCTGGGCCTGCTGAACTTGCCCTCAGAGGCTGGCAccaggctgggctcagggtgACACGGGGGACGGCGTGGAGGGCCGGGGAGCCGCTGGAACAGCTGTGCGGCcgggggctggcaggggcacTGGGAGCCCGCGTGGACTCAGCCCTGGAGGTGGGAGCGGCGGCACACAGCCAGGGCCCACCCCGGGGCCACGCTGGGAGGGGCACAGAGAGCCCTTCGCTTGCAGAGCCCGCAGGCTGGGAGCGAGCGGCCAGCGGGCAGCGGGGCCCGTCCCTGCCAGACAGGCCAGAGGTTTACTAAGTTTTCTAGGCTTTGATGACGTGAAGCTCCAGGCCGAGGATGCTGTTGCACACTGCAGCGATGTAATTTTCGGTGTATGTATGTAATATTTAAggttggaaaaaataaatctcaaaagcaAAGATATTAACtcttattagaaaaaaaagacaaaaaaaaaaagccaaagcatGATGCGTTTTGTCAGCCTTAAGTGGGCTCCACACCTGCGCGGTGCCGGGACCGCCGGGCGGCGAGCCGCGGGGGGAGCGGGCCTcggcgggggctggcgctgcggggCGGCTTCCCACTGCGTGGCTGGTGTGGATGTGAACGCCTACGCTTCCACTATGTATAAAGTGCTGTGTGATTCAGCttttttttacttgcatttcttttttggtTGGCTCATTAACAAGACAAGGTGACACCATTAAAGCTGCCTCTGCCATTCACCtgggctctgctgccttccttcctgtgtgtgtgtgtgtgtgcacacgtgtgtccatcccttgtgtgtgtatgcgtgcacACGCATGTGTCCATCCCTTATGTGTGTGCGCCCGCGCGTGTGTCCATCCCTcgtgtgcgtgcacgtgtgtgtgtgtgtccatccctcgtgtgtgtgtgcctgcgcgTGTGTGTCCATCCCTcgtgtgtgcgcgtgcatgtgTGTCCATCccttgtgtgtgtatgcgtgcacACGCATGTGTCCATCCCTTATGTGTGTGCGCCCGCGCGTGTGTCCATCcctcgtgtgtgtgcatgtgtgtccatccctcgtgtgtgtgtgcctgcgcgTGTGTGTCCATCCCTcgtgtgtgcgcgtgcatgtgtgtgtccatcCCTTGTGTGTGCGCCTGCACGTGCGTGTccatctcgtgtgtgtgtgtgtgtgtgtgtgtccatgtccaTCCCTCCCCAGGGAAAGAACGACCCCCTGTGGCCAAGGGCTGCTGGCACAGGTCCTGGCTTCCCTGGCCAAGTTGTGGAGAGGGGCGCAGCACACAGCGCCTCGCCCCTCCCTTGTCTGCCTTTCACATCTTTCCTTTCGTCCCAGTTCAAGGGCTGGGAGGCTAAGGCTCCACGGTTCCCAGGGGTCAGTGCTCCCGCCTCTGGGCAGGGTCCATTCCTGGCCCGCGGTATTTTCCTGGAAAGCCAGCGGGTAGCTGTGGTTCCCAGAGGGCGACGAGCGACCGGGTCAGCCCCTTCCAGATCCTGAGGGAGCGGACACCCGAGCACcggtgcagggcaggggtggcccATTCAGGAGACTGGTATCTGCCCCTTCCTGCACTCCTGCGGACAGGTGGGAGCCGGCAAAGGCAGCCGAGCGAGCCGGGGGACCTGGGAGTCCTCGAGGCTGCCTGCCACGTCACGGAGCGCTCGGGGGCTCCCTGTCGGTTTCCCTTATGCCCTGAACATGCAGACATCTTCCCTTTCCGCCTGaatccccacagggctccagccGGATTTGCCCAGGCGAGACCTGCCAGCCCTGAGCCCACGCGTGGCGTCCGGCGGCTCGCAGTGCTGAGGCCGCCTGGTCAGTTAGTGTGAGAAGCCTGGCAGCTCTGGGCCACGCCTGGGGGCCAGGCCAACGATGTCACTAAGACtgtgcagccctggctggagcGACAGCAATCGCCTCCCGAGTCCCCAGGACAGGACCACCGGGTGGGGAACGTCATTTTATTCGGATCTGATTCGTGGGGTGGACTCAGAACCGAGCGCCTTCCCCAGGCAACCGGCCCAGCCAGCTGGGTTTCTGGCCTCGGCAGGCAGAACCTGCCCTCCCAAagcacagcccacccctccctctcttctccagaAGTCAAGAGCTGCGCACAGACCACCCCCAGcgctggggaaggagggagggtccTGAACTGGGCGCAGACCCAGCAGACAGACAAAGGCACAAATCCCGCGGAGTCACAAGGGCTCCCGGCTGGGTGGGGGCTGCACACAGTCACTGACCACCCAGAAGCAGTTTGGGTGCACCTGGCCCTGCACAGCTTGGCTGACCACCAGCTCCCCGTCCACGGCAAACACGCCCTCCCCGTTCTTGGGCTCCAGGCGGAAGGCGACCACGGGCACATGTACCAGGTAGGGGCAGCCCTGCTCCATGTGCTTGCCCTTCTCCATGGCCAGGAAGAGGCGCAGCAGCGAGGCCCGAGACACGCCCGCACGCACGTAGAACAGGTGCATGACGCCCGCCGCACAGCGGCCCATGGGGGCCGCGAACATCTCGCTGCCCAGGTGTGAGTGCAGCAGGGCCAGCACCAGCACGAAGTCCTGGCTGGGCACCACCGTCCAGTGGGAGGGCACCGGCTCCTCCAGGGGAACGAGGTGCCcgtccctggggccctgctgcaCCCGCATCGGGGAGGGGGCCCCCTCCGAGGGGGCCCTGCCTACAGGGAGGTAGGCCAGGCGGCCCTGGTAGGTGCGCAGCGCTGCCAGGCGCATGAAGGTGCCCACCGTGAAGCGCATCTCCCCCAGGCACCGGTACTTC encodes:
- the UBE2O gene encoding (E3-independent) E2 ubiquitin-conjugating enzyme isoform X1, which produces MADPAAPAPAAPAPAQAPAPAPEAAPAPAAAPAPASAPAAGPDSTSGPSSDSGPEAGSQRLLFSHDLVSGRYRGSVHFGLVRLIHGEDSDSEGEEDGRGSSGCSEAGGAGHEEGRASPLRRGYVRVQWYPEGVKQHVKETKLKLEDRSVVPRDVVRHMRSTDSQCGTVIDVNIDCAVKLIGTNCIIYPVNSKDLQHIWPFMYGDYIAYDCWLGKVYDLKNQIILKLSNGARCSMNTEDGAKLYDVCPHVSDSGLFFDDSYGFYPGQVLIGPAKIFSSVQWLSGVKPVLSTKSKFRVVVEEVQVVELKVTWITKSFCPGGTDSVSPPPSVITQENLGRVKRLGCFDHAQRQLGERCLYVFPAKVEPAKIAWECPEKNCAQGEGSMAKKVKRLLKKQVVRIMSCSPDTQCPRDHSVEDPDKKGEAKAKSEAASASPEETPDGSASPPGTQDEGAEEPPEAGEQLPPFLLKEGGDDRLHSAEQDADDEAADDTDDTSSVTSSASSTTSSQSGSGTGRKKSIPLSIKNLKRKHKRKKNKITRDFKPGDRVAVEVVTTMTSADVMWQDGSVECNIRSNDLFPVHHLDNNEFCPGDFVVDKRVQSCPDPAVYGVVQSGDHIGRTCMVKWFKLRPSGDDVELIGEEEDVSVYDIADHPDFRFRTTDIVIRIGNAEDGAPHKEDEQPSVGQVARVDVSSKVEVVWADNSKTIILPQHLYNIESEIEESDYDSVEGSTSGASSDEWEDDSDSWETDNGLVEDEHPKIEEPPIPPPEQPAAPEEEKGVVISEEAATAAIQGAVAMATPMAGLMEKAGKEGPPRSFRELKEAIKILESLKNMTVEQLLTGSPTSPTVEPEKPTREKKFLDDIKKLQENLKKTLDNVAIAEEEKMEAAADAERREDKPEWPSETPVLCQQCGGKPGVTFTSAKGEVFSVLEFAPSNHSFKKIEFQPPEAKKFFSTVRKEMALLATSLPDGIMVKTFEDRMDLFSALIKGPTRTPYEDGLYLFDIQLPNIYPAVPPHFCYLSQCSGRLNPNLYDNGKVCVSLLGTWIGKGTERWTSKSSLLQVLISIQGLILVNEPYYNEAGFDSDRGLQEGYENSRCYNEMALIRVVQSMTQLVRRPPEVFEQEIRQHFSTGGWRLLNRIESWLETHALLERAQGLPNGVPKDRSSPEPPAVAEPSDSGREEPEDGGLAPGEASQGSDSEGGAQGLAPARRDHTDQAPEAAPDASVPPSVKPKKRRKSYRSFLPEKSGYPDIGFPLFPLSKGFIKSVRGVLTQFRAALLEAGLPESTGDK
- the UBE2O gene encoding (E3-independent) E2 ubiquitin-conjugating enzyme isoform X2 — encoded protein: MADPAAPAPAAPAPAQAPAPAPEAAPAPAAAPAPASAPAAGPDSTSGPSSDSGPEAGSQRLLFSHDLVSGRYRGSVHFGLVRLIHGEDSDSEGEEDGRGSSGCSEAGGAGHEEGRASPLRRGYVRVQWYPEGVKQHVKETKLKLEDRSVVPRDVVRHMRSTDSQCGTVIDVNIDCAVKLIGTNCIIYPVNSKDLQHIWPFMYGDYIAYDCWLGKVYDLKNQIILKLSNGARCSMNTEDGAKLYDVCPHVSDSGLFFDDSYGFYPGQVLIGPAKIFSSVQWLSGVKPVLSTKSKFRVVVEEVQVVELKVTWITKSFCPGGTDSVSPPPSVITQENLGRVKRLGCFDHAQRQLGERCLYVFPAKVEPAKIAWECPEKNCAQGEGSMAKKVKRLLKKQVVRIMSCSPDTQCPRDHSVEDPDKKGEAKAKSEAASASPEETPDGSASPPGTQDEGAEEPPEAGEQLPPFLLKEGGDDRLHSAEQDADDEAADDTDDTSSVTSSASSTTSSQSGSGTGRKKSIPLSIKNLKRKHKRKKNKITRDFKPGDRVAVEVVTTMTSADVMWQDGSVECNIRSNDLFPVHHLDNNEFCPGDFVVDKRVQSCPDPAVYGVVQSGDHIGRTCMVKWFKLRPSGDDVELIGEEEDVSVYDIADHPDFRFRTTDIVIRIGNAEDGAPHKEDEPSVGQVARVDVSSKVEVVWADNSKTIILPQHLYNIESEIEESDYDSVEGSTSGASSDEWEDDSDSWETDNGLVEDEHPKIEEPPIPPPEQPAAPEEEKGVVISEEAATAAIQGAVAMATPMAGLMEKAGKEGPPRSFRELKEAIKILESLKNMTVEQLLTGSPTSPTVEPEKPTREKKFLDDIKKLQENLKKTLDNVAIAEEEKMEAAADAERREDKPEWPSETPVLCQQCGGKPGVTFTSAKGEVFSVLEFAPSNHSFKKIEFQPPEAKKFFSTVRKEMALLATSLPDGIMVKTFEDRMDLFSALIKGPTRTPYEDGLYLFDIQLPNIYPAVPPHFCYLSQCSGRLNPNLYDNGKVCVSLLGTWIGKGTERWTSKSSLLQVLISIQGLILVNEPYYNEAGFDSDRGLQEGYENSRCYNEMALIRVVQSMTQLVRRPPEVFEQEIRQHFSTGGWRLLNRIESWLETHALLERAQGLPNGVPKDRSSPEPPAVAEPSDSGREEPEDGGLAPGEASQGSDSEGGAQGLAPARRDHTDQAPEAAPDASVPPSVKPKKRRKSYRSFLPEKSGYPDIGFPLFPLSKGFIKSVRGVLTQFRAALLEAGLPESTGDK
- the SPHK1 gene encoding sphingosine kinase 1 isoform X4, with amino-acid sequence MDPASVPQGLPRPCRVLVLLNPRGGKGKALQLFRSHVQPLLEEAEVSFRLTLTERRNHARELVRAEELGRWDALVVMSGDGLMHEVVNGLMERPDWETAIRKPLCSLPAGSGNALAASLNHYAGNEQVTNEDLLTNCTRLLCRRLLSPMNLLSLHTASGLRLFSVLSLAWGFVADVDLESEKYRCLGEMRFTVGTFMRLAALRTYQGRLAYLPVGRAPSEGAPSPMRVQQGPRDGHLVPLEEPVPSHWTVVPSQDFVLVLALLHSHLGSEMFAAPMGRCAAGVMHLFYVRAGVSRASLLRLFLAMEKGKHMEQGCPYLVHVPVVAFRLEPKNGEGVFAVDGELVVSQAVQGQVHPNCFWVVSDCVQPPPSREPL